GCTAGGGCGCGCTCTGTGCGGCGTAGGTCTGGGAGCGTGTTGATGCGGTGTTGGTGCAGCGCGAGGAGGGTTTCGTGTTTTTCGACCTGGGGGATTAGAGGGGTGAGCTGGGATGGTATAGGATGGGATGAAATGAGTGGGTGAAGGCGTACGAGGGACATTGGGTGGGTTGGAGACATGGTTGGGAGGCGGTATTCTCGGGCTGGTGGGGTGTTGAAGGAGTTGTGTTTCGTGGCAGAGGACGAGGATGAGGACGAAGAGTATCCTGACATTGAGCGAGAAAATATTGGAGGGCTTGTGAGCTTGCTTGGGATGAGGAAGTGTCTCGAGGTGTCATTGTGGGGGTTATATAGAAATACACGCGCCGCTGATGTCTATACCTTCACGTCAACACCAGTGAAACCGCCGAGCTAAGGATGGAAGCTCAGCAGCGAATACTGTGCAGCATCGAGAGCCAATTGAAGATGGTGTCTTCGAGACCTGACTGTGAAGTCTGATACTGGCAAGTTGCCCGTGGGCACATGGGCATATGCATGCACTCATCGACATGGATGTGTGCAAGGACTGCACGCGAACAGCTGGAAGTAATCCGATGGAGGTTCGAAGGTAAGCTGTATGCTCGATGATGAAATTGCACCCAGCTCCGGTACCTCAAGGTCATAGCACCCAGTGTCAGTGGACAGGATGCTCTGTTCGTCGGGATGCCTGTCTGTCAAGATCGAAAGCTGATGTGAGTGTGAGCGCCAGATCTCGTTAGTAACACTTGTCCTTGATCTTCACGGCCCGGGAGATCAGGACCAGGGTGGCATAGTTGATGACGTTGTCTTGACATTGATGCTGAGCATGTGGTTCTAACACTTCATTGGTTCAGAGGACGAAGTAAGCGAGTCTTCATTGGCCTTTGTGGATGTTTACGGGCTTTGGAAAGGCTTGAAACGATGCTACCGATGACGCTTGTCTTGCACATGCATCGAACAGCTGTCCGGGCGTGAACATTCATCAGCATGTCCAGCTAAGGATGCCAACGTGGAGCTTTTCATAGAACACAGCGCACAAAATCGTTCGGAGAGGGCGATTCGAAACCGGGTAGGTGAATCCCCGTAGGATTTCGTAAGTCAGGAGTGTTGAAGTCGAGGAGTTGCTGACGCGAAGACCGTTTTGTGGTGGCTAAAGCGTGCATTAGCGCGGCTCACAGCCACCGCCAAGTCCCCTCGAAGTGCAGTTCACCGCTGCGTCGCCAGCCTTATGCGGAGACTTGAGAAGCTTGGAAACAACAGCAAGGGGTACTCGCAGAGCTCGTCGATAGGGTCTGCACAGAACCCTTTGTGGCCTTCTGCGCACGAGTTAGAAGAACGCATCGCCCATTCTTAGCTGTACCTGAGGGTTACTGTTCATACCTACCCAGATCCTCAAAGCCACACATGCCACTCAGCCTCATCCTGATCGTCGGATCTCCTGCTATCCGTAGGAGGCTTGCTCGATATCATTTCACTGGTCTGTCAATTCGACATTTCGTCGAAGCTGAACGACTGTTGTCAGCAGCCTTGCGCTCGGAGCGTGCATCACATCAGACAGACATGCGATTGTGGCCATGCGCAGGCCCGCACGTGGCACTGGCTTGGAGCTACTGGACCCATCTGACGCCAGCTGGTTATACCTTTCAATCGAACAATGTCGACAGCGGATTGGGTGCAGGTCGCTCAAGCTTCTTACGATCGCCCAAGCTAGGAATATGCTTATACTGTCTTTTGTCAGGCGTAAGGTGGTCAGCGCGTTCGCTGACGCTTTACTTTGATTCGAATGCAAGATACCCTAGCAATGAGCTTCTTCTCGTCGCCCAATGTCGAGCTTTGGTCAGCTCCTGAATTCCGGCATAACACGGTTCAGCTGAAGGTTGGTATCGCGGAGTGGATACTTTGTGTTGTCATCTCACGGTAATTCCTGTGCCGTTGCCTCTTGATTGCAGGATTTTGATGTATTCACTGACATTTCTTCGGTCAGATGTAGGCTTCGCGAGGTAAGTGATAGTAGAGGAACACAGGATATCAGATCTATGATTGCATTCCCCGGCCACTATTCACAATACGTAGGTATACAACCCCAGGTCGGGTAAAACTTGGCTATCGAGAAAGAGACGTCTACAATACGGAAAGGTCTCCAAACTTCTCCTGTGAGGTTGTTAGTATACGTGGAAATGCGCGCGCACGTGAAATCGCTGTGACTTGCCTTGTAACCGGGAACGGCCCAGCGGCCCTTAGAGACGAGCTGCTCGGTGCGCTGGTCGATCTCGGGCTGGGCAGCGGCGACCTCGTCGACGGTGAGGTCAGCAAACGGCCGGGCGTCCTCGATGTTCTTCAGAGTCTTCTGAAGGTCGCCGAGCTCCTTGTCGACGACAGCCTTGGTCTCCTCGGCGCTCTTGAGAGCCTGGGCCTCGAAGGCCTCGATGGCCTTGATCTGCCTGTTGACGT
Above is a genomic segment from Ascochyta rabiei chromosome 10, complete sequence containing:
- a CDS encoding ATP synthase d subunit, translating into MAVGRSAALKLDWTKLGQQLGLRGNTAVALQSFKKRNDDARRKVTVLSEQPQTVDFSHYRSILKNQAIVDDIEKQFSAFKPQTYDVNRQIKAIEAFEAQALKSAEETKAVVDKELGDLQKTLKNIEDARPFADLTVDEVAAAQPEIDQRTEQLVSKGRWAVPGYKASHSDFTCARISTYTNNLTGEVWRPFRIVDVSFSIAKFYPTWGCIPTYCE